From Phalacrocorax carbo chromosome 6, bPhaCar2.1, whole genome shotgun sequence, a single genomic window includes:
- the LOC135314024 gene encoding PHD finger protein 7-like: MSARKRKATDSMEQACMLCLRAEADPDVCGPKLEKQGVCAHVFCLYFANELFQQRVKEVGLVGFLPEDIQRTIARAAQKDCFVCGDSGATITCREMGCDRSFHLPCAVEGGCITQFFGLYRSFCWEHRPEQAVEAAPEETTTCLICLDPVGDRKSFGTMVCPACKHAWFHRGCIQVHASHAGFYGFCCPHCQNEYRFLMEMLTMGIQIPKRGLSWEDNGAYEQLYERHRRCDASECLCPAGRERAEEEGPWQLLLCCSCAAEGTHKRCSYLRNSTASWECDGCAGLGTASSASLVLNGPTTSSQSPPWHLRPAAPPLVARWHWGTPTAAQCLRAAAAPATLGPSGRETIPDCNVGPKLPRRPRRHCNSSHTPAPSDESCTSSQAAVGLPHGLLAPETSSPTTGSQAAPGPSRGSPELRAAAAPASLGPTACETIPDCNGGPKLPTASLDAAAGPAVHRPQVLALIHTPPPAQQRELAKKSHVLYGRVTRGLEMAIIRKDFPSVGDQQVPFYCKKENSFGYRATAEQLCGSWRRARRLSQRLTVTKAQRKSRGVAVQI, translated from the exons ATGTCCGCAAGGAAGCGGAAGGCCACCGACTCCATGGAGCAGG catgCATGCTGTGTCTCCGGGCAGAGGCTGACCCGGATGTCTGTGGGCCCAAACTGGAGAAGCAAGGAGTCTGTGCCCATGTGTTTTGCCTG tattttgccAACGAGCTTTTTCAGCAACGGGTCAAGGAAGTAGGACTCGTGGGATTTCTGCCTGAGGATATTCAACGCACAATCGCCCGGGCAGCGCAGAAG GACTGCTTTGTCTGTGGTGACAGCGGGGCCACCATCACTTGCCGGGAGATGGGCTGCGACCGCAGCTTCCATCTCCCCTGTGCTGTGGAGGGTGGATGCATCACCCAGTTCTTTGGGCTCTACAG gtccttctgctgggagcaccgcccagagcaggcagtggaGGCGGCTCCGGAGGAGACCACCACCTGCCTCATCTGCCTGGACCCTGTGGGGGACAGAAAGTCCTTCGGCACCATGGTGTGCCCAGCGTGCAAACACGCCTGGTTCCACAGGGGATGCATCCAGGTTCATGCCAGTCATGCTGGCTTCTACGGCTTCTGCTGCCCGCATTGTCAAAATGAGTATCGATTTCTGATGGAAATGCTCACCATGGGGATCCAAATCCCAAAGAg GGGACTGTCGTGGGAAGACAATGGTGCCTATGAGCAATTATATGAGAGGCACAGACGCTGTGATGCCAGTGAGTGCCTTtgtccagcaggcagggagcgggcagaggaagaggg GCCCTGGCaactgctcctgtgctgctcctgcgcTGCTGAGGGCACTCACAAACGCTGCTCCTACCTGAGGAACAGCACGGCCAGCTGGGAGTGCGACGGCTGTGCTGGACTGGGCACCG CCTCCAGTGCCAGCTTGGTGCTTAACggccccaccacctccagccaGTCACCTCCATGGCACCTGagaccagcagccccaccactgGTAGCCAGGTGGCATTGGGGCACTCCTACGGCTGCCCAGTGCCTGAGAGCAGCCGCCGCTCCAGCTACCCTGGGCCCCAGCGGGCGCGAGACCATTCCCGATTGCAACGTCGGGCCCAAACTCCCTCGCCGGCCCAGAAGACACTGTAACAGCAGTCACACGCCAGCACCGAGTGATGAGAGCTGCAcctccagccaggcagcagtggggctgccccatggcctTCTGGCACCAGagaccagcagccccaccaccggtagccaggcagcaccagggcccTCCCGCGGTTCCCCAGAgctgagggcagcagctgctccagcatccctgggccCGACCGCATGCGAGACCATTCCCGATTGCAACGGTGGGCCCAAACTCCCTACAGCCAGCCTGGACGCTGCTGCAGGACCAGCCGTGCACCGTCCTCAAGTGCTGGCCCTGAtccacaccccgccccccgcacAACAAAGAGAGCT agcaaaaaaatcacatgtgcTCTACGGGAGGGTAACAAGGGGCCTGGAAATGGCAATCATCCGCAAGGATTTCCCTTCTGTTGGAGACCAGCAAGTGCCTTTCTACTGCAAGAAGGAGAACAGCTTTGGTTACAGAGCGACTGCCGAACAGCTCTGCGGAAGCTGGCGGAGAGCTAGAAGGCTGAGTCAAAGACTAACGGTGACCAAAGCGCAAAGGAAATCCCGTGGGGTGGCTGTACAGATTTGA
- the LOC135314023 gene encoding PHD finger protein 7-like has protein sequence MSARKRKATDSMEQACMLCLRAEADPDVCGPKLEKQGVCAHVFCLYFANELFQQRVKEVGLVGFLPEDIQRTIARAAQKDCFVCGDSGATITCREMGCDRSFHLPCAVEGGCITQFFGLYRSFCWEHRPEQAVEAAPEETTTCLICLDPVGDRKSFGTMVCPACKHAWFHRGCIQVHASHAGFYGFCCPHCQNEYRFLMEMLTMGIQIPKRGLSWEDNGTYEQLYERHRRCDASECLCPAGRERAEEEGPWQLLLCCSCAAEGTHKRCSYLRNSTASWECDGCAGLGTASSASLVLNGPTTSSQSPPWHLRPAAPPLVARWHWGTPTAAQCLRAAAAPATLGPSGRETIPDCNVGPKLPRRPRRHCNSSHTPAPSDESCTSSQAAVGLPHGLLAPETSSPTTGSQAAPGPSRGSPELRAAAAPASLGPTACETIPDCNGGPKLPTASLDAAAGPAVHRPQVLALIHTPPPAQQRELAKKSHVLYGRVTRGLEMAIIRKDFPSVGDQQVPFYCKKENSFGYGATAEQLCGSWRRARRLSQRLTVTKAQRKSRGVAVQI, from the exons ATGTCCGCAAGGAAGCGGAAGGCCACCGACTCCATGGAGCAGG catgCATGCTGTGTCTCCGGGCAGAGGCTGACCCGGATGTCTGTGGGCCCAAACTGGAGAAGCAAGGAGTCTGTGCCCATGTGTTTTGCCTG tattttgccAACGAGCTTTTTCAGCAACGGGTCAAGGAAGTAGGACTCGTGGGATTTCTGCCTGAGGATATTCAACGCACAATCGCCCGGGCAGCGCAGAAG GACTGCTTTGTCTGTGGTGACAGCGGGGCCACCATCACTTGCCGGGAGATGGGCTGCGACCGCAGCTTCCATCTCCCCTGTGCTGTGGAGGGTGGATGCATCACCCAGTTCTTTGGGCTCTACAG gtccttctgctgggagcaccgcccagagcaggcagtggaGGCGGCTCCGGAGGAGACCACCACCTGCCTCATCTGCCTGGACCCTGTGGGGGACAGAAAGTCCTTCGGCACCATGGTGTGCCCAGCGTGCAAACACGCCTGGTTCCACAGGGGATGCATCCAGGTTCATGCCAGTCATGCTGGCTTCTACGGCTTCTGCTGCCCGCATTGTCAAAATGAGTATCGATTTCTGATGGAAATGCTCACCATGGGGATCCAAATCCCAAAGAg GGGACTGTCGTGGGAAGACAATGGTACCTATGAGCAATTATATGAGAGGCACAGACGCTGTGATGCCAGTGAGTGCCTTtgtccagcaggcagggagcgggcagaggaagaggg GCCCTGGCaactgctcctgtgctgctcctgcgcTGCTGAGGGCACTCACAAACGCTGCTCCTACCTGAGGAACAGCACGGCCAGCTGGGAGTGCGACGGCTGTGCTGGACTGGGCACCG CCTCCAGTGCCAGCTTGGTGCTTAACggccccaccacctccagccaGTCACCTCCATGGCACCTGagaccagcagccccaccactgGTAGCCAGGTGGCATTGGGGCACTCCTACGGCTGCCCAGTGCCTGAGAGCAGCCGCCGCTCCAGCTACCCTGGGCCCCAGCGGGCGCGAGACCATTCCCGATTGCAACGTCGGGCCCAAACTCCCTCGCCGGCCCAGAAGACACTGTAACAGCAGTCACACGCCAGCACCGAGTGATGAGAGCTGCAcctccagccaggcagcagtggggctgccccatggcctTCTGGCACCAGagaccagcagccccaccaccggtagccaggcagcaccagggcccTCCCGCGGTTCCCCAGAgctgagggcagcagctgctccagcatccctgggccCGACCGCATGCGAGACCATTCCCGATTGCAACGGTGGGCCCAAACTCCCTACAGCCAGCCTGGACGCTGCTGCAGGACCAGCCGTGCACCGTCCTCAAGTGCTGGCCCTGAtccacaccccgccccccgcccaACAAAGAGAGCT agcaaaaaaatcacatgtgcTCTACGGGAGGGTAACAAGGGGCCTGGAAATGGCAATCATCCGCAAGGATTTCCCTTCTGTTGGAGACCAGCAAGTGCCTTTCTACTGCAAGAAGGAGAACAGCTTTGGTTACGGAGCGACTGCCGAACAGCTCTGCGGAAGCTGGCGGAGAGCTAGAAGGCTGAGTCAAAGACTAACGGTGACCAAAGCGCAAAGGAAATCCCGTGGGGTGGCTGTACAGATTTGA